Proteins co-encoded in one Cricetulus griseus strain 17A/GY chromosome 1 unlocalized genomic scaffold, alternate assembly CriGri-PICRH-1.0 chr1_1, whole genome shotgun sequence genomic window:
- the Ccdc70 gene encoding coiled-coil domain-containing protein 70, with the protein MFPFKVSKWMGLACLRSLVLSSPSIRQKKLIHKLQEEKAFREEMKNFHEKIEDFREEIWDFRGKIRAFRSQILGFREEERPFWEEEKHFWKEEKTFWEMEKSFREEEKTFWKKYRTFWKEDKAFWREDNALWERDRNLLQEDKALWEEEKALWVEERALLAEEKALWEDKKSLWEEENALWEEEKALWVEGGGFQILGEQRPQNGLYNVNEEPQSTAFPRGRA; encoded by the coding sequence ATGTTTCCCTTCAAGGTGAGCAAATGGATGGGGCTGGCTTGCCTCCGGTCTCTGGTATTGTCCTCACCCAGTATTCGTCAGAAGAAACTAATACACAAGCTGCAAGAGGAGAAGGCTTTTCGAGAAGAGATGAAAAATTTCCATGAGAAAATAGAAGACTTCAGGGAAGAGATATGGGATTTCCGGGGCAAGATTCGGGCCTTCCGGAGCCAGATCCTGGGTTTTCGGGAAGAAGAAAGACctttctgggaagaagagaaacacttctggaaagaggaaaaaaccTTCTGGGAAATGGAAAAATCTTTCCGGGAAGaggaaaagactttctggaaAAAATACAGAACCTTCTGGAAAGAGGACAAGGCCTTCTGGAGAGAGGACAATGCTTTATGGGAAAGAGACCGGAATCTTCTTCAGGAGGACAAGGCCCTATGGGAGGAGGAAAAGGCCTTGTGGGTAGAGGAAAGAGCCCTGCTTGCAGAAGAGAAGGCTCTGTGGGAGGATAAAAAGTCTCTCTGGGAGGAAGAGAATGCCctctgggaggaagagaaagcccTCTGGGTGGAAGGTGGTGGCTTCCAaatccttggggagcagaggccCCAAAATGGTCTGTACAATGTCAATGAAGAGCCGCAGTCAACAGCCTTCCCCCGTGGCCGTGCATAG